A part of Streptomyces sp. NBC_01451 genomic DNA contains:
- a CDS encoding DNRLRE domain-containing protein, producing MAVLLALATQVALVEQGSGLVFAADTGARAKPATTKATGPAEAGDEASAVLMARLQHRRIEVLSARTADSSTYALPGGQFQTQAYAGPVRTKVDGVWKDIDTSLSDTGADLTPAAVPADVAVSDGGDTRLASVTRGKQSFGLGWDARLPAPSVKANTASYALGSGQTLSVSALAQGFSENIRLARKPADGTVSYRIPLDLAGLKLSRAASGHLLLKDTGGKLVAEAPAPMMWDASLDKASGESAHQEQVATEIETAADGAQTLVLTPDASFLATAAYPVTVDPTTTLAVTTDTWVQNPDYPDSQISSEELKSGTYDGGTDTARSYLKFDVSKFAGKHITAATLSLYNYYSATCATSGPATLAKRVTSTWTSSSITWGAQPTTTTTGDASNTGHWGHDSTCAANWSNWNLQAITQAWADGSTNQGVQIAGASETDSTTWRRFRSANYATAGYAPKLSVTYNSYPSKPTGTAIAPAQVNAYNGKRYVTSLTPTLSAAVADPDGSATKAQFEVTADPAYADTTYSYTGTSASVASGATAKLTIASANAFPAGSHLRYRVRAYDGTDYGAWTGYTTFVLNTAKPNAPTVTCDTYTQNGWTAKAAAAVSCTLDTDSTDGAGYYWGLDDSSVPSKKLDTTNGTGGDAQTISIDPANGWHTLYARTVDSGGNLSTATTAYSFGVGADGAAILSPQNGDTTARRLTLSAKGLSTYTGVTWQYRRGETDSWHTVPVGDVTASGSAVSAWPVAVSGGTATKLVWNTVSTLTEDGVIELRAAFTDGTTTGNSQTVDVTLDRDAGTAPAAQVGPGQVNELTGDYTLSATDASAFDASVERTFSSRANSTATEGQAKIFGPGWTSSVTGQASDYTQVRKTSGTSVEVVSADGGTVAFTATSAGGWEPQTGSESLTLTGTLTGTAFTLTDTDADTTVFKKAATGATTWTLSSYASAVDDSTVTTVSETVTSGSTTLARPKYVISPTSGVTEATCQATPATKGCRVLEFVYATSTTATSGALGDFTGQVQAVKLWATTPGGSAATAETVESYAYDTSGDLRQAWDPRISPALKTQYTYDANGRVATYTEPGELPWTFTYGQAGSALTAGAGMLLRASRPQLAEGSTSTTSGTATTTVVYDVPLSGSTAPYQLDAATVATWAQDEAPTDATAVFPADSVPSSSTGGDLAATSYGRATVTYINADGERTDTAAPGGAISTAQYDEFGNTVSELTAANRALALSGSDDRLAELGLSDLSTADRARLLSTVSVYSADGTRVTDTYSPLYQVTLTQEVAGSTADTTLPVGTVIPARAHVASTYDENRPGDAAVSGLVTSTVTGASIPGYAADVDTRTVTTTYDWSTGQEKATTGGQSTDTVTTYDSDGQVATTRTAGSSGSDADTLAYTYYTAGASGTCGSVEWAGLLCRTAPAAAVTGGGSNPAQAVTTVYTYDRWGRIATKTETANGTTRTTTNTVDGAGRPTRVEVTGGTGTGTPVSTLTYDQSNGRLATQTTNGQTVAVTYDALGRQATYDDGAGNTSTTSYDGLDRPVKTTDSVPSTVTYAYGTTGDVSTLTDSVAGTFTASYDADGTLTSETLPGSYTLDVATDTVGRPTGRTYTASDGTTVASDTAGYTDTGLQSGHTQTAGSTTRSDYTYDSAGRLTQAADTTASGCTTRAYTFDASSNRTGLSTSTDDCDSSTADTTTTTVTSTYDSADRLVDAAHVYDAFGRTTTNGSATLSYYTNDLVRSETVGTGRSTWSLDGAGRLAVLTSEPQATDGTWSTGSTTTNHYGCGCDSPTWSISGSTVSRDVADLTGVLAANTTATGDTVLQLTDIHGDVTVQQPLDTTLAPVVQQYDEFGNALDATVSTTYGWLGGRQRAEAPLSGLTVMGVRLYDPTAGRFLSVDPVLGGGANAYDYAGQDPVNAYDYAGTFRVYRWKWGQWHYVQVYMSSTFQRDIAQGAIWGLAGGIASFCGGFGCYFIVGVIAGVISNHVSDSWHPRAKWLLFAWKWPGSHHWWTVYRIRATFVGWWYA from the coding sequence GTGGCCGTGCTGCTGGCGCTCGCCACCCAGGTCGCGCTCGTGGAGCAGGGCAGCGGGCTGGTGTTCGCCGCGGACACGGGTGCACGAGCGAAACCCGCCACCACGAAGGCGACGGGGCCTGCCGAGGCCGGGGACGAGGCGTCGGCGGTGTTGATGGCTCGTCTTCAGCATCGCAGGATCGAGGTGTTGTCGGCCCGGACGGCGGATTCGTCGACGTACGCGCTGCCCGGTGGGCAGTTCCAGACGCAGGCCTATGCCGGTCCCGTGCGGACGAAGGTCGACGGTGTCTGGAAGGACATCGACACCTCGCTCTCCGACACCGGCGCCGATCTCACGCCCGCCGCCGTACCCGCCGATGTGGCCGTCTCCGACGGCGGTGACACCCGTCTGGCGTCGGTGACCCGGGGCAAGCAGTCCTTCGGGCTCGGCTGGGACGCCAGGCTGCCGGCCCCGTCCGTGAAGGCCAACACCGCCTCCTACGCCCTCGGCAGTGGTCAGACCCTGTCGGTGAGCGCGCTCGCGCAGGGTTTCTCCGAGAACATCCGGCTGGCGCGGAAGCCCGCCGACGGTACGGTCTCCTACCGTATTCCGCTGGACCTGGCCGGGCTGAAACTGTCCAGGGCCGCTTCCGGGCACCTGCTGTTGAAGGACACCGGGGGCAAGCTGGTCGCCGAGGCGCCCGCGCCGATGATGTGGGACGCCAGCCTGGACAAGGCTTCCGGGGAGTCAGCGCACCAGGAGCAGGTGGCGACGGAGATCGAGACCGCCGCCGACGGCGCGCAGACCCTCGTACTGACTCCCGACGCGTCCTTCCTGGCCACCGCCGCCTACCCGGTGACCGTCGACCCCACCACCACCCTCGCCGTCACCACCGACACGTGGGTGCAGAACCCCGACTACCCCGACTCGCAGATCAGCTCGGAGGAGCTGAAGTCGGGGACGTACGACGGCGGGACGGACACCGCGCGGTCGTACCTGAAGTTCGACGTGTCGAAGTTCGCCGGCAAGCACATCACCGCGGCGACGCTGTCGCTGTACAACTACTACTCGGCGACCTGTGCGACCTCCGGTCCGGCCACCCTCGCCAAGCGGGTCACCTCCACCTGGACCTCCTCGTCGATCACGTGGGGCGCGCAGCCGACCACGACGACGACGGGTGACGCCTCCAACACCGGGCACTGGGGTCACGACTCCACCTGCGCGGCGAACTGGTCGAACTGGAACCTCCAGGCCATCACCCAGGCATGGGCGGACGGTTCGACGAACCAGGGCGTCCAGATCGCGGGTGCCTCGGAGACCGACTCCACCACCTGGCGGCGCTTCCGCTCCGCGAACTACGCGACCGCCGGGTACGCGCCGAAGCTGTCGGTGACCTACAACTCCTACCCGTCGAAGCCGACGGGTACGGCGATCGCCCCGGCGCAGGTCAACGCGTACAACGGCAAGCGGTACGTCACCTCGCTCACCCCGACCCTGTCGGCGGCCGTCGCGGACCCGGACGGGTCGGCCACCAAGGCCCAGTTCGAGGTGACGGCGGATCCGGCGTACGCGGACACCACCTACTCGTACACGGGGACATCCGCCTCCGTGGCGTCCGGGGCGACCGCCAAGCTGACGATCGCCTCGGCGAACGCCTTCCCGGCCGGCTCGCATCTGCGGTACCGGGTGCGGGCGTACGACGGCACCGACTACGGGGCGTGGACCGGCTACACCACGTTCGTGCTGAACACGGCCAAGCCGAACGCGCCGACGGTCACCTGTGACACGTACACCCAGAACGGGTGGACGGCGAAGGCCGCCGCCGCGGTGTCCTGCACGCTCGACACGGACTCCACGGACGGCGCCGGCTACTACTGGGGTCTCGACGACTCCTCGGTGCCGAGCAAGAAGCTGGACACGACCAACGGCACCGGCGGCGACGCCCAGACGATCTCGATCGACCCGGCGAACGGCTGGCACACCCTGTACGCGCGGACGGTCGACTCCGGCGGCAACCTGTCGACCGCCACGACGGCCTACAGCTTCGGCGTGGGCGCGGACGGCGCGGCGATCCTGTCCCCGCAGAACGGTGACACCACGGCCCGCCGGCTGACCCTGTCCGCCAAGGGGCTCTCCACCTACACGGGTGTGACCTGGCAGTACCGGCGTGGTGAGACGGACTCCTGGCACACCGTGCCCGTGGGCGACGTGACCGCATCCGGCTCCGCCGTGTCCGCCTGGCCGGTCGCCGTCAGCGGCGGCACCGCCACCAAGCTCGTCTGGAACACCGTCTCGACGCTGACCGAGGACGGAGTGATCGAGCTGCGAGCCGCCTTCACCGACGGCACCACCACCGGGAACTCGCAGACCGTCGACGTGACGCTGGACCGCGACGCGGGTACGGCTCCCGCCGCCCAGGTGGGTCCGGGCCAGGTCAACGAACTCACCGGCGACTACACGCTGTCGGCCACGGACGCCTCGGCGTTCGACGCGAGCGTGGAGCGGACGTTCTCCTCGCGGGCCAACAGCACCGCCACCGAGGGCCAGGCGAAGATCTTCGGCCCCGGCTGGACCTCGTCCGTCACGGGGCAGGCGAGCGACTACACCCAGGTGCGGAAGACGTCCGGCACCTCGGTCGAGGTGGTGTCCGCCGACGGCGGCACGGTCGCGTTCACCGCGACCAGCGCGGGCGGCTGGGAGCCGCAGACCGGCTCCGAGTCCCTCACCCTGACAGGCACGCTCACCGGAACGGCCTTCACGCTGACCGACACGGACGCCGACACCACGGTCTTCAAGAAGGCGGCCACCGGCGCGACGACCTGGACGCTGTCCTCGTACGCCTCGGCGGTCGACGACTCGACCGTGACCACGGTCTCCGAGACGGTCACGTCCGGCAGCACGACCCTGGCCCGCCCGAAGTACGTGATCTCGCCGACGAGCGGAGTCACCGAGGCCACCTGCCAGGCCACCCCGGCCACGAAGGGCTGCCGGGTCCTGGAGTTCGTGTACGCGACCTCCACGACCGCGACCTCCGGTGCGCTGGGCGACTTCACGGGCCAGGTCCAGGCGGTCAAGCTCTGGGCGACCACCCCGGGCGGCTCGGCGGCCACCGCCGAGACCGTCGAGTCGTACGCCTACGACACCTCCGGCGACCTGCGCCAGGCGTGGGACCCGCGGATCAGCCCCGCGCTGAAGACGCAGTACACCTACGACGCGAACGGCCGTGTGGCCACGTACACCGAACCGGGTGAACTGCCCTGGACGTTCACGTACGGGCAGGCCGGCTCGGCGCTGACGGCCGGTGCGGGCATGCTGCTGAGGGCATCGCGTCCGCAGCTCGCCGAGGGCTCGACCAGCACCACGTCCGGTACGGCGACCACCACCGTCGTGTACGACGTGCCGTTGTCCGGCAGTACGGCCCCGTACCAGCTGGACGCCGCCACGGTGGCGACCTGGGCGCAGGACGAGGCGCCGACGGACGCGACCGCCGTGTTCCCGGCCGACTCGGTCCCGTCCTCCAGCACGGGCGGTGACCTGGCGGCGACCTCGTACGGCCGTGCGACGGTCACGTACATCAACGCCGACGGCGAGCGGACCGACACCGCTGCCCCCGGCGGCGCGATCAGCACCGCCCAGTACGACGAGTTCGGCAACACCGTCTCCGAACTCACCGCGGCCAACCGCGCGTTGGCGCTCAGCGGCAGCGACGACCGGCTCGCCGAACTCGGCCTGTCCGATCTGTCGACCGCCGACCGGGCCCGGCTGCTGTCCACCGTCTCCGTGTACTCGGCCGACGGCACCCGGGTCACCGACACCTACAGCCCGCTGTACCAGGTCACCCTCACCCAGGAGGTCGCCGGCTCCACCGCCGACACCACGCTCCCGGTGGGGACGGTGATCCCGGCCCGTGCCCATGTCGCGTCCACCTACGACGAGAACCGTCCCGGTGACGCGGCGGTCTCAGGCCTGGTCACCTCGACGGTGACCGGCGCGTCCATCCCGGGCTACGCGGCCGACGTGGACACCCGCACCGTCACCACCACCTACGACTGGTCCACGGGCCAGGAGAAGGCGACGACGGGCGGGCAGAGCACCGACACCGTGACGACGTACGACAGCGACGGGCAGGTGGCCACCACCCGTACCGCCGGATCGTCCGGCTCGGACGCTGACACGCTGGCGTACACCTACTACACGGCGGGCGCCTCCGGCACCTGCGGTTCCGTGGAATGGGCCGGGCTGCTGTGCAGGACGGCTCCCGCGGCGGCCGTCACGGGCGGCGGGAGCAATCCCGCCCAGGCGGTCACCACCGTCTACACCTACGACCGCTGGGGCCGGATCGCCACCAAGACCGAGACCGCGAACGGCACCACCCGCACCACCACGAACACCGTGGACGGCGCGGGCCGACCGACCCGGGTCGAGGTGACCGGCGGCACCGGCACGGGCACGCCCGTCTCCACGCTCACGTACGACCAGAGCAACGGCCGCCTCGCCACCCAGACGACGAACGGGCAGACCGTCGCCGTCACCTACGACGCCCTGGGCCGTCAGGCCACGTACGACGACGGGGCGGGCAACACCAGCACCACGTCCTACGACGGTCTGGACCGGCCGGTGAAGACGACCGACTCGGTGCCGTCCACCGTCACCTACGCCTACGGCACCACCGGCGACGTCAGCACGCTGACGGACTCGGTCGCGGGCACCTTCACCGCCTCCTACGACGCGGACGGCACCCTCACCTCCGAGACCCTGCCCGGTTCGTACACCCTGGACGTCGCCACCGACACGGTGGGCCGGCCGACGGGACGCACCTACACGGCCTCGGACGGCACCACGGTCGCCTCCGACACCGCCGGATACACCGACACCGGGCTCCAGTCGGGGCACACGCAGACCGCGGGATCCACCACGCGGTCCGACTACACCTACGACAGCGCGGGGCGCCTCACCCAGGCTGCCGACACCACCGCGAGCGGCTGCACCACCCGCGCCTACACCTTCGACGCGAGCAGCAACCGCACGGGTCTGAGCACGTCCACGGACGACTGCGACAGCAGCACCGCGGACACCACGACCACGACCGTGACCAGCACCTACGACTCGGCCGACCGGCTGGTCGACGCCGCTCACGTGTACGACGCCTTCGGCCGCACCACCACCAACGGTTCGGCCACGCTCTCCTACTACACCAACGACCTGGTGCGCTCGGAGACCGTGGGCACCGGCCGCAGCACCTGGAGCCTCGACGGGGCGGGCCGGCTCGCCGTCCTGACCTCCGAGCCCCAGGCCACGGACGGCACATGGAGTACCGGCTCCACCACGACCAACCACTACGGCTGCGGCTGCGACAGCCCGACCTGGAGCATCAGCGGCTCGACGGTCAGCCGTGACGTGGCGGACCTCACCGGCGTCCTGGCCGCGAACACGACGGCCACCGGCGACACCGTCCTGCAACTCACCGACATCCACGGCGATGTGACGGTCCAGCAGCCACTGGACACGACCCTGGCCCCGGTGGTCCAGCAGTACGACGAGTTCGGCAACGCGCTGGACGCCACCGTGTCCACGACGTACGGCTGGCTCGGCGGCAGGCAGCGGGCCGAGGCGCCCCTGTCGGGGCTCACAGTGATGGGCGTACGGCTGTACGACCCGACCGCCGGCCGGTTCCTGTCCGTGGACCCGGTGCTGGGCGGCGGCGCGAACGCGTACGACTACGCCGGGCAGGACCCCGTCAACGCGTACGACTACGCGGGCACCTTCCGGGTCTACCGCTGGAAGTGGGGCCAGTGGCACTACGTCCAGGTGTACATGAGCAGCACCTTCCAGCGTGACATCGCGCAGGGTGCGATCTGGGGGCTGGCCGGCGGGATCGCCTCGTTCTGCGGCGGCTTCGGCTGCTACTTCATCGTCGGGGTCATCGCCGGAGTCATCAGCAACCATGTCTCCGACTCGTGGCACCCGCGGGCCAAGTGGCTGCTGTTCGCCTGGAAGTGGCCCGGCAGCCACCACTGGTGGACCGTCTACCGTATCCGGGCGACCTTCGTGGGCTGGTGGTACGCATGA
- the tsaD gene encoding tRNA (adenosine(37)-N6)-threonylcarbamoyltransferase complex transferase subunit TsaD, translated as MADSRDVPLVLGIETSCDETGVGVVRGTTLLADAIASSVDEHARFGGVVPEVASRAHLEAMVPTIERALKEAGVSPKDLDGIAVTAGPGLAGALLVGVSAAKAYAYALGKPLYGVNHLASHICVDQLEHGPLPEPTMALLVSGGHSSLLLASDITSDVRPLGATIDDAAGEAFDKIARVLNLGFPGGPVIDRYAREGDPKAIAFPRGLTGPRDPAYDFSFSGLKTAVARWIEAKRAAGEDVPVRDVSASFQEAVVDVLTRKAVRACKDEGVDHLMIGGGVAANSRLRALAQERCEAAGIQLRVPRPKLCTDNGAMVAALGAEMVARNRAPSDWDLSADSSLPVTDPHVPGHSHDHTRSHDHVHEVSKGNLYT; from the coding sequence ATGGCTGACTCCAGGGACGTGCCGCTCGTCCTCGGCATCGAGACCTCCTGCGACGAGACCGGAGTCGGTGTCGTCCGGGGGACCACGCTCCTCGCGGACGCCATCGCGTCCAGCGTCGACGAGCACGCCCGGTTCGGGGGTGTCGTGCCCGAGGTGGCCTCGCGCGCCCACCTGGAGGCGATGGTGCCGACCATCGAGCGGGCGCTGAAGGAAGCCGGGGTGAGCCCGAAGGACCTCGACGGCATCGCCGTCACCGCCGGTCCCGGGCTCGCGGGCGCCCTGCTGGTCGGGGTCTCGGCGGCGAAGGCCTACGCCTACGCGCTGGGCAAGCCGCTGTACGGCGTGAACCATCTCGCCTCCCACATCTGCGTCGACCAGCTGGAGCACGGCCCGCTGCCCGAGCCGACGATGGCCCTGCTGGTCAGCGGCGGCCACTCCTCGCTCCTGCTGGCCTCGGACATCACCTCCGACGTCCGGCCCCTGGGCGCGACCATCGACGACGCGGCCGGCGAGGCCTTCGACAAGATCGCCCGGGTGCTGAACCTGGGCTTCCCCGGCGGTCCGGTCATCGACCGGTACGCGCGCGAGGGCGACCCGAAGGCCATCGCGTTCCCGCGCGGACTGACCGGGCCGCGCGACCCGGCGTACGACTTCTCCTTCTCCGGGCTCAAGACGGCCGTGGCCCGCTGGATCGAGGCGAAGCGGGCGGCGGGGGAGGACGTGCCGGTGCGTGATGTGTCGGCCTCCTTCCAGGAGGCGGTGGTGGACGTGCTGACCCGGAAGGCGGTTCGCGCCTGCAAGGACGAGGGCGTCGACCACCTGATGATCGGCGGGGGTGTCGCCGCCAACTCGCGGCTGCGGGCGCTCGCTCAGGAGCGGTGCGAGGCGGCCGGTATCCAACTCCGGGTGCCCCGGCCGAAGTTGTGCACGGACAACGGTGCGATGGTGGCCGCGCTGGGCGCCGAGATGGTCGCCCGCAACCGGGCCCCCTCCGACTGGGACCTGTCGGCCGACTCCTCGCTGCCGGTGACCGACCCGCACGTACCGGGACACAGCCACGACCACACGCGTTCGCATGACCATGTGCATGAGGTCAGCAAGGGAAACCTGTACACATGA
- the rimI gene encoding ribosomal protein S18-alanine N-acetyltransferase, translating to MTTAVLREMRWWDIEPVLELEKDLFPEDAWSRGMFWSDLAHARGPQATRRYFVAEDEGAEGGGRRIIGYGGLAVAGTESDSGSATGADVQTIAVARECWGTGLGAVLLTELLRAATAFECTEVMLECRVDNVRAQKLYERFGFEPIGFRRGYYQPGNVDALVMRLRDPSASVPARETDERDDPQEVPQEVPQEDRRELPQTDVRQTDAQGTESNG from the coding sequence GTGACGACTGCCGTGCTGCGCGAGATGCGCTGGTGGGACATCGAGCCCGTACTGGAACTGGAGAAGGACCTCTTCCCCGAGGACGCCTGGTCCCGGGGCATGTTCTGGTCCGACCTGGCCCACGCGCGGGGTCCGCAGGCGACCCGGCGGTACTTCGTCGCCGAGGACGAGGGGGCCGAGGGGGGTGGCAGACGCATCATCGGGTACGGGGGGCTCGCCGTCGCCGGTACCGAATCCGACAGCGGCTCCGCCACGGGGGCCGACGTGCAGACGATCGCCGTCGCCCGCGAGTGCTGGGGCACCGGCCTGGGCGCCGTGCTGCTGACCGAACTGCTCCGGGCGGCGACCGCGTTCGAGTGCACCGAGGTCATGCTGGAGTGCCGGGTGGACAACGTGCGCGCGCAGAAGCTGTACGAGAGGTTCGGCTTCGAGCCCATCGGGTTCCGGCGCGGCTACTACCAGCCGGGGAACGTCGACGCCCTGGTGATGCGCCTGCGCGACCCGTCGGCATCGGTACCGGCGCGAGAGACCGACGAGCGGGACGACCCGCAGGAAGTCCCGCAGGAAGTCCCGCAGGAAGACCGGCGGGAACTCCCGCAGACAGACGTACGGCAAACCGACGCACAAGGAACCGAGAGCAATGGCTGA
- the tsaB gene encoding tRNA (adenosine(37)-N6)-threonylcarbamoyltransferase complex dimerization subunit type 1 TsaB, which produces MLLLALDTATPAVTVALHDGTAVVAASSQVDARRHGELLLPAVDRILAEAGTGLDAVTGVVVGIGPGPYTGLRVGLMTADTFGFALGVPVHGVCTLDGLAYAADVEDGPFVVATDARRKEVYWARYSDSRTRVSEPSVDRPADIADQVAGLPAVGAGALLYPDVFPVAHGPEHVSAAALASLAAERLAAGVELPAPRPLYLRRPDAQVPKNYKVVTPQ; this is translated from the coding sequence GTGCTCTTGCTCGCTCTGGATACCGCCACCCCGGCCGTCACGGTCGCCCTGCACGACGGGACGGCCGTCGTCGCCGCGTCGAGCCAGGTCGACGCGCGCCGGCACGGGGAACTGCTGCTGCCCGCCGTCGACCGGATCCTCGCCGAGGCGGGCACGGGCCTCGACGCCGTCACCGGCGTCGTCGTCGGCATCGGCCCCGGCCCCTACACCGGGCTGCGCGTCGGCCTGATGACCGCCGACACCTTCGGATTCGCGCTCGGCGTCCCCGTGCACGGCGTCTGCACGCTGGACGGCCTCGCGTACGCCGCCGACGTCGAGGACGGCCCCTTCGTCGTGGCGACCGACGCCCGCCGCAAGGAGGTCTACTGGGCGCGCTACAGCGACTCCCGCACGAGGGTGTCGGAGCCGTCCGTCGACCGGCCCGCGGACATCGCCGACCAGGTCGCGGGCCTGCCTGCCGTCGGCGCGGGCGCCCTGCTCTACCCGGACGTCTTCCCGGTCGCGCACGGCCCCGAGCACGTCTCCGCGGCGGCCCTCGCCTCCCTGGCCGCCGAACGACTGGCCGCGGGCGTCGAACTCCCGGCCCCCCGGCCGCTCTACCTGCGCCGGCCCGACGCCCAGGTCCCCAAGAACTACAAGGTGGTCACCCCCCAGTGA
- the tsaE gene encoding tRNA (adenosine(37)-N6)-threonylcarbamoyltransferase complex ATPase subunit type 1 TsaE, producing the protein MEAPAAAHDAPAESPAGPAPASSPSASLSSPAASSFEVTVNSPDEMRELGRRLAERLRAGDLVMLTGELGAGKTTLTRGLGEGLGVRGAVTSPTFVIARVHPSLGDGPPLVHVDAYRLGGGLDDMEDLDLDVSLPESVVVVEWGEGKVEELTDDRLHLLIHRAVGDTTDEVRHVTLTGVGERWVTVDLSVL; encoded by the coding sequence ATGGAAGCACCAGCAGCAGCGCACGACGCCCCGGCTGAGTCCCCCGCGGGCCCGGCGCCCGCGTCGTCCCCCTCGGCCTCCTTGTCCTCCCCGGCCGCCTCGTCCTTCGAGGTGACCGTCAACTCACCCGACGAGATGCGGGAGTTGGGCCGCCGGCTCGCCGAACGGCTGCGGGCCGGCGACCTGGTGATGCTCACCGGTGAGCTGGGTGCGGGCAAGACGACGCTGACGCGCGGGCTCGGCGAGGGGCTCGGGGTCCGGGGTGCGGTCACCTCGCCCACCTTCGTGATCGCCCGCGTCCACCCCTCCCTCGGCGACGGCCCGCCGCTCGTCCACGTCGACGCCTACCGGCTGGGCGGCGGTCTCGACGACATGGAGGACCTCGACCTCGACGTCTCGCTGCCCGAGTCCGTCGTCGTCGTGGAGTGGGGTGAGGGCAAGGTCGAGGAGCTGACCGACGACCGGCTCCATCTCCTCATCCACCGTGCCGTCGGCGACACCACCGACGAGGTGCGGCACGTCACCCTCACGGGGGTGGGGGAGCGGTGGGTGACGGTTGACCTGAGCGTCCTGTGA
- a CDS encoding alpha/beta fold hydrolase encodes MSESTAEVVASAATAVASAAGATGGGWRRATGIAGVAIGVVAAGAAAGVAVERLTVGRGMRQRARLALDSTGPYGALRGTPGKAYADDGTELYYEVDDVDPEAAPALTPRRRRLFGRKAPAPVTVVFSHGYCLSQDSWHFQRAALRGVVRSVYWDQRSHGRSGRGVAQHEGVALSIDQLGQDLKAVLDAAVPEGPIVLVGHSMGGMTVMAFADQYPDVVRERVVAVAFVGTSSGRLGEVNFGLPVAGVNAVRRVLPGVLKALGQQAEWVERGRRVTTDLFAGIIKRYSFSSRDVDPAVARFAERMIESTPIDVVAEFYPAFTEHDKTEALGHFKDLPVLVLAGVGDLVTPSEHSEAIADLLPDAELVLVPDAGHLVMLEHPEAVTDRLADLLTRAGAVPAGATVSGYGSTSSSARRPG; translated from the coding sequence GTGAGCGAGAGCACTGCGGAGGTCGTCGCGAGCGCCGCCACGGCCGTGGCCTCCGCCGCGGGGGCGACGGGCGGGGGATGGCGCCGGGCGACCGGTATCGCGGGCGTCGCCATAGGAGTGGTGGCGGCCGGCGCCGCCGCGGGGGTCGCCGTCGAGCGGCTCACCGTGGGGCGCGGCATGCGCCAGCGGGCGCGGCTCGCGCTCGACTCGACGGGCCCGTACGGCGCGCTGCGCGGCACCCCGGGCAAGGCGTACGCCGACGACGGCACCGAGCTGTACTACGAGGTCGACGACGTCGACCCGGAGGCAGCGCCCGCCCTCACCCCGCGCCGGCGGCGGCTCTTCGGCCGCAAGGCCCCGGCGCCCGTCACCGTCGTCTTCAGCCACGGCTACTGCCTCAGCCAGGACTCCTGGCACTTCCAGCGGGCCGCCCTGCGCGGTGTCGTCCGCAGCGTCTACTGGGACCAGCGCAGCCACGGGCGGTCCGGGCGCGGGGTCGCCCAGCACGAGGGGGTGGCGCTCTCCATCGACCAGCTCGGCCAGGACCTGAAAGCCGTCCTCGACGCCGCCGTGCCCGAGGGGCCGATCGTGCTCGTCGGGCACTCGATGGGCGGGATGACCGTCATGGCCTTCGCCGACCAGTACCCGGACGTGGTCCGGGAGCGGGTCGTCGCGGTCGCCTTCGTCGGTACGTCGTCCGGGCGGCTCGGAGAGGTCAACTTCGGGCTGCCCGTCGCGGGCGTGAACGCGGTCCGGCGGGTGCTGCCCGGCGTACTGAAGGCGCTGGGACAGCAGGCCGAGTGGGTGGAGCGGGGGCGGCGGGTCACCACCGATCTCTTCGCCGGCATCATCAAGCGGTACTCGTTCTCGTCGCGGGACGTCGATCCCGCCGTCGCCCGGTTCGCCGAGCGGATGATCGAGAGCACCCCCATCGACGTCGTCGCCGAGTTCTACCCGGCCTTCACCGAGCACGACAAGACCGAGGCCCTCGGACACTTCAAGGACCTGCCCGTGCTGGTGCTGGCCGGGGTCGGCGACCTCGTCACCCCCAGCGAGCACAGCGAGGCCATCGCCGACCTGCTGCCGGACGCCGAACTGGTCCTCGTGCCGGACGCCGGGCACCTGGTGATGCTGGAGCACCCGGAGGCGGTCACCGACCGGCTCGCCGACCTGCTCACCCGCGCGGGTGCCGTGCCGGCAGGGGCTACCGTTTCCGGTTATGGAAGCACCAGCAGCAGCGCACGACGCCCCGGCTGA